A window of Chryseobacterium scophthalmum genomic DNA:
CAAAAGATGGGGGAAATCTCATTTTGTAGAAACTTTTTCTACCGATTTTTCAATGACCGAAGATTTTCTGGCTTTGGGGGATCTTACTTTAAATACCGATCATTCGCTTCTTCAGGGAGATATTAAATTTAATTTAAATAAAGGTTCGTGGGCAGATTTTACCAACAAAGTAAAGTGGGACATGAATATGAAACTGGGAAGCCAGATAAGTGGTTATGATATTTCTTATTTTGTGACCAACTGGGATAATTTTATTCCATTTAATGCAAGCGGAAAAATGACGGGGCCGTTAAATCATTTTACTTTAGAAAACTTTCTGATCAGAAATCCTTCGGTAAATATTGCAACAAAAAAACTGAAAGCCAATCATTTGCTGAAAGGTGATTTCACGATAGAAACTGAAAACCTTTCAGCAGATTTTACGTATAAAGATTTGAAAGCAATGATGCCGACTTTCGTTTCCTCAAAGATGAAAAACTTTGCGGATGATTTCGGTAAACTAAAATATAGCGGAACTGCGAAAGTAACTCCGAAGCAGGTTTATGTTTCTTCAGGAAATCTGATGACAGGAATCGGACAGGCAAAAATTTCTAATTTTTACTTAACAGATTACAGCTCACCTTTACCTAAATATAAAGGATACGCCGAAGTTAATGACTTAAATACTTCCGTCATTACCAAAAGCAAAGCAGTTGGTTTGATTTCTGGTAAATTTAATTTAGATGGACAAAGTTTTGATGTCAATACAATGCGTCTGAGTACAAAATCTCAAATTTCCAGCATTGAAATCATGAATAAAGAAATCAATAATGTGGTTTTGGATGGTCTTTTAGATCATAAAAAATACAACGGATTGATTACCGTAAATGACGAACAGGCAAAAGCAACAGTAAAAGGTTTAATAGATTTCAGTACCTCAAGAATTTCTGCCAATGTAGATGCTGATGTTGCTTATTTAAATATGAATTATTTTACCGACAAAGCTGGAAGTCAGATTGTAAGTGGTAGAGTAAACGGGAAAATGGCAATGTCAAATATCAATGATTTGAATTTGGATGTTGAAGCCTCCAATGTAAATTTCGCAACAGCAGATCAAAAATATCATATTCCGAATGCTAAGCTGAAAACTTTTGTGGAAGGTGGAAGCCGTTCTATTTTGGTTGATGCTCCGGGCGCAGTAAACGGAAAAATTTCGGGGAAATATAATCTTGCTGATTTGGCAGGAATGGTTGAAAATGGTTTAGGGAAAATTTTGGTTGGTCCTGAACCAAGAAAATTATACCGCGGACAAACTTTCGCCATGGATTTTGATGTTGAACAAGGTTTGGTTGCCTATTTTATGCCGGATTTAAAACTTCCTCAAGGCGCGAAAGTGGAAGGAGAATATGACGGTAATTCAAATAATCTGATCTTAAATCTGGATGCAGCTTCTCTGAAATACATTATGACAAAAAAGGAGGAGATTACTGAAGCAGATCGTGCTTTGGCAGAAGCAAATCCTGATTATAAAATTGATGATAGAGTAGCGGTTACAAGAGACAGCGCCATGGTTGACAGTGTGATGGTGAGAATTAATACTGCCAATACTGAACAACAGCTTTATGCAAAAATAAGCAGACTCGAATACAATAAAAATATTCTGAAGGATGTAATACTTACTGGCAAAAATGAGAATAATTCAGTTTTAAGAATTGCTACCAATTTTAAACATGGAAGTCCGGAAGATGAACTGAATGAAACTCTGAAAGATTATGCGATTAATTTTAATCAGTCCACGAATCCTGCAGGAGATTATGTATTCAGATTTGAACCTACTGAAGTCAATTTAAATAATGTGAAATGGTCAATAGACACAAGTCCGGAGCTCGATCATTATATAAGTTACCGTAGAAAAACATCTGATTTTGAAATTCATAATTTAAAAATTTATTCAGACGATAGCTCATTACTTGTTAACGAATCTATCTTTAAATCTATTAAAGATTTTTATGTGGATGCGGAAGTTCAGAACTTTGCCATAGAAAAACTTTTAGAAATGCAGTCGGGCGGAAATCCTATGGATATTAAAGGTTTGGCCAATGGAAATGTGAAAATCAAGATGGATAAAAACACATTGCAACCTTTGGTTGATCTTACTGTAGACAACATCATGATGAATGGCAATGATATGGGAGATGTGACGATTTCTGCAGTCAACGGCTTTTCTCTGAACGTTTACGATGTTGATGTAAGAGTTGCTTCAGCGGGAGTAATTGGAAATAATAATCTGCATTTAACAGGAACGGTTAATAACAATACACCATCTCCAACCATTGATTTAACAACAGAATTAAGAGATTTTGATCTTGCATTTACGCAACAGTTTGTACAAAGTATTTTTGGAAATTTAAGAGGAAAAGCAACGGGTGATCTGAAAATCAACGGTACTCTTAAAAATTTAGATTACAGCGGTGATATTGCTTTAAAAGAATTTGGTTTAAAATTATTATTTACAGGAGTTGATTACTCGTTTGATGATACGGTGATTCCGCTTTCTAAAGGTTTGGCGATTTTAAACAATATTGGAGTTCACGACGGAAGATCAAATTCTTCAGGATCAATTTCGGGGGCGATACAGTTTGAAACTTTATCTTCAATGGGAGTCAACCTCGTTATGAGAGCCGATAATTTATTAATGCTAAATACAACTCAGAAAGACTATGATCTATTTTGGGGAAGAGTTTACGGACAAGGCGATTTATATGTCGACGGACCTGTTTCTGCTTTAAATCTTTCTACTCCAAACATGAAAGCTCTAAATGGAAGTACATTTACTTTCAACTCAAGTTCTACTTCTAATGTTGAGGAATTTAAAATGTTGAGGTTTTTGAAGGAAGGAAAAGATGGCTTAGTTACTTTAGAAGAAAAGAAAAAGACCGGCGCCAATATGAATATCGATTTCAGTTTGGATGTTGATAAAGGTACCACGGTAAACGTTCTGGTAGGTGATGATGTTGGAAATATTACGGTGAAAGGAATGGCGAATAATCTGAGATTTCAGATGAGCCGACAAGGAAATATTGCCATGAACGGATCTTATATGGTCGACAGTGGAACTTTTGTGTCTAAAGCGATTCTTAACAGAACTTTCCAGATTCAGAAAAACAGCAGCATCAGATGGGATGGTGATGCAATGAAGCCAGCTTTGGATATTTCTGCCAATTATGTGAGAATGGTTTCCAATGCTGGAGATTATTTAAATATGGGACAATTACAGCCAATCAGTGTACTGTTGCAGGCAAATATTACCAATACCTTAAATGATCCTAAAGTTGCATTAAATGTAACCGCACTTGATGTTTCGAGTCAGGTGAAAGAAACTTTGGCAGCGAAAATTAATCAAACAGAAGGTGAAAATGTCTTACAGTTTGGTTCTATTTTGTTGCTGAATATGTTTAATGTAACTAATTCGGGAGGTGGGCTAAATATAGATGCTGCAGGAATTGCGGAATCTTCCGGTTATAATATGCTATTAAAACAATTGGGTTCTGTTTTGAATACAGTAAGTAACGAATTTCAAATTGATTTGAATTACGTAAAAGGAAACGATCAGTTTTCTAACAGTGGAGACAGAGCAAATGCCGGAGTAAGTTTTGATTTATCACCAAGAATTACGGTAAAAACAGGTTTGGGAATCCCACTTTCAAGAACAGAAAATACTAGTAACAATTATCTCTCTGGTGAAGGGTCTGTAGAATATGATATTTCTAAGAAAAACGACGGTACACTGGTCTTGAGAGGTTATTCTAAACCCACCAACATCGGAATGGGTGTAGGAACTGTAGGTACTAATGGTTCTGCAAATCAGGCTTATGGTGGTGGTATCGTTTGGAGTAAAAGCTTTAATTCTTTGTTCAAAAAGAAGAAAAAAGACAAAAAGTCAGCTACTGACAAAGTTGAAATAAAAACAGATTCTGTAAAATCAAGTGGCAAATAGCTGTAAATTTTTAATGATTTTTATCATACGTGTTAATTATTGTTAATATTTGATATTATTTTTTTAGTTTAATTATTTTTTTTAATTTTGTAAAAAATTTATTGATTTTTTAGGAAAAATATAATTTCACTAATATGAACTATCAACTGGACGAAATAGACAAGAAAATTCTTGATTTCTTAGTAGAAAACACAAGAATGCCTTTTACAGAAATTGCTAAGCAGATGGATGTTTCTGCGGGTACAATTCACGTAAGAGTGAAGAAAATGGAAGATGCAGGTATTATTTTAGGATCATCTCTTAATCTTGATTATGGTAAACTAGATTACCATTTCACAGCTTTTATCGGAATTCTTTTAACAAAATCAAACCGTACGCAAGAGGTTTTGAAAGAGTTAGGAACAATTCCAAACGTTATCGAAGCAAGTGTTATCTCTGGAAAATACAACATTTTCTGCAAGGTAAGAGCTAAAAATACAAACGACGCAAAAAGAATCATCTATCAGATTGACGATATTCAGGACGTAATGAGAACTGAATCTATGATCTCTATGGAAGAATTCTTAAGCGATAAAAACAGGTTGATCAACGCAATCTCAATTTAATCGAATTTTAGACGATATAAATACTAAAGAACTTATGAAATCATTCATAAGTTCTTTATTTTTGCAGTATGGAAAAGGAATATAAAGAATATAGCTATTTTGATGTAGATCCGAAGAAAGGATGGGGTTTTATTTTGGCTTTGGCTTCTCTGCTTTTGTTTACAGTTATGGGCATGGGAATCGATATTGACGAGTATCTTCAGCATGAGTACCTCAATATACCAAGATGGTATTTCTACGTGATTTTCACGATCGATGCTTTGATGATTATAAGTCTTGTTCTGATGTTTTTTTACAGAAAAATAGGGATGTTTGCCTTTCCTGTGTTATTGGTTCTTCATTTCCTGATGCATAATTATTATTTGTCAACTTTCTTATATACGGATGTCACCAATCTTTTCCTTTTTACAGGATTTGGAATGTTGGCAATTATTCCAAAGTGGAAATTTTTCAAATAATCTTTTAAAGATATTTTTATAAATAAAAGCCGGCACTCGTCGGCTTTTTTAATGTAATCTTATCTTAAATGTATCAAAGAGACTAATGAATGAATTGCTCCGTAGGAGCAAAATCTGTGTAGCAATAGGATAGAATGAATACTTAATATGCGCTCCGTAGGAGCGCTACCTTTGTAATCAAATAAAAAAGCATCCAAATTTTGGATGCTTTTCAATAGTATCGAGGATAATATTATGCTAAAATTCTTTTCACCGCTTCTTTTACAGCAGCAGAGTCAATTTTATATTTTTTCATTAATTCAGCTGGTGTAGCAGATTCTCCGAAAGTATCGTTAACCGCAACAAATTCCTGTCTTGTAGGTCTTTTTCTTGCCAACATTCCTGCAACTGATTCACCTAATCCACCTAAGTAATTATGTTCTTCAGCAGTTACAATTTTACCTGTCTTTTCAACAGATTTTAAGATGATTTCTTCGTCTAAAGGTTTAATTGTATGAATGTTGATTACTTCACAAGAAATCCCTTCTTTCTCTAATTCATCTGCAGCAACCAAAGATTCCCAAACTAAGTGACCTGTTGCAACAATCGTTACATCAGTTCCTTCTTGCAAAAGAATTCCTTTTCCGATTTCGAAAGGCATATCTTCCGGAATGAATACAGGAACAGTTGGTCTACCAAATCTTAAATATACAGGACCGTGGTGGTCTGCAATTGCCAATGTTGCAGCTTTTGTCTGGTTGTAGTCACAAGGATTAATTACCGTCATTCCAGGAAGCATTTTCATCATCCCGATGTCTTCTAAAACCTGGTGTGTTGCTCCGTCTTCTCCTAAAGTAAGACCTGCGTGAGAAGCACAAATTTTTACATTTTTATCTGAATATGCAATTGACTGACGAATTTGGTCATACACTCTTGATGTAGAGAAGTTAGCAAAAGTTCCGGTAAAAGGAATTTTTCCCGTGATGCTTAAACCTGCAGCAAGACCCATCATATTTGCTTCTGCGATACCAACTTGGTAAAATCTTTCAGGAGCTTTTTCGATGAATTTTTCCATTTTCAAAGAACCGATAAGATCTGCACACAATGCAACTACATTTGGGTTTTTATCAGCCAATTCAGCTAAACCAGCCCCAAAACCTGAACGTGTATCTTTTTTTTCTGTATATGTATATTTCATGAGAATTTAAATTTTGATAATTGATAAATGATGTGTGATCAATGATATTGAATCGTATCATTTATCGATGATAATTTATCATTTATAATTAATAATCAGCTGGAGCTTCTAAATACAATTGTTTGAAAGCAGTATCCAATTGCTCGTCATTTGGAGCTTTTCCGTGCCAAGCGTGAGTTCCCATCATGAAATCTACACCAGCTCCCATTTCTGTATGAAGGATAATTACTACTGGTTTTCCTTTTCCTGTTTCAGTTTTTGCTAATTCTAAAATTGCAATTACAGCTTCAAGATCGTTACCGTTTTTCTCTTCCAAAACTGTCCATCCGAAAGATTCCAGTTTTGCATGAAGATTTCCTAATGAAAGTACATTTTCTGTGCTTCCGTCAATTTGCTGTCCGTTGTAATCGATGGTAGAAATAATGTTGTCTACTTTGTTTGCTGCAGCATACATCAAAGCTTCCCAGATCTGTCCTTCCTGCAATTCTCCATCTCCGTGAAGAGAGTAAACCAAAGAGGTATCACCATCTAATTTTTTCCCCTGTGCAACACCTAAAGCTACAGAAAGACCTTGTCCTAGAGATCCAGAAGCAATTCTTACTCCTTCCAAACCTTCGTGAGTGGTTGGGTGACCTTGCAATCTTGAATCTAATTTTCTGAAAGTTTTCAATTCGTCCACCGGAAAGAAGTCGAATCTAGCCAATGTAGAATAGAAAACTGGCGAAATATGTCCGTTTGAAAGATAGAAGTGATCTTCATTTTTACCTTCCATTGTGAAAGGAAGATTGTAGTTCATTACTTTACCATACAATGCTGTGAAGTACTCAGTACAGCCCAAACTTCCACCTGGATGCCCTGAATTTACAGCGTGAACCATTCTTAAAATGTCTCTTCTGATTTGTGTTGTAAGAGATTTCAGCTCTTCAATACTTTTACTCATATATTAGGATTTATTTGCATGCAAATTTACAATTTTTTGTCGGCTTATGGAAATGCAAAAATCCGGACTTTGAATCCGGATCTTATTATGCTTCACTTTGAGAAAATTTAGATCATTAAACAAAGTTTTTATTATGACAAATCTCGCAGCCCGACTTGAGCGGAGCTCTTTTTGTGAAACAAAAAAGCGGGAGCGGAAGGCGGAAAAGCTGCCCAAATTATTCTAAACTACTTTCAAATAATTTTTATTCTTCACCAGCCACAATCCAATGAAAGTTAGTAATCCGTTAAGAATAATCAGTTCTACGCCAATTCGATAATCTGTATAAGTTGTTACAGCTAAATTAATAAGATAAGTAATAACGGGAGCCAAAAGCGTTACGGAAAGAATTGAATATTTTTTTGAAATTTTAAATTTGGTGAAAATTCCGAAGGCAAAAAGTCCTAAAAGAGGTCCGTACGTGTAACCAGCGATTTCCATGATTAAATAAACAATCGACTTGTCATTCATTGCTTTGAAAACCATAATTAAAATAAAGAAAACAACCGTAAAGATCAAGTGAACTTTCATTCTCAAGCGTTTTTTCTCTTTTTCAGTTTTGCTTTTGTCTTCATTAAGATTTAAAAGGTCAACGCAATATGAACTAGTCACCGCCGTTAAAGCTCCATCCGCAGAAGGGAATAAAGCGGAAATTAACCCAATAATAAAGATGACCGAAATGATCATTGGAAAATGCCCTTGAAGAGATAAAGATGGGAATAAATCGTCGCCCATTACGTTCTTGATATTTCCTGCAGCATCTTTGAATCCAAAAATATTAGAAACGACTTCTTTTCCATCTACCATATTTGTGATTTGAGAATATTCTGCCCCATTTTGTAAAGCAAAAAGATAAAGCAAACCTCCTAAAAATAGAAATGCAAGATTTACAAAAAGCAAAGTTCCCGCAAAAGTTAACATGTTTTTCTTTGAATTCTGAAGATTGTCAACTGAGATATTTTTCTGCATCATTTCCTGATCCAATCCGGTCATTGCGATGGTAATAAAAATTCCGCCTAAAATAGTTTTGAGGAAAAATGTCTTGGAATTCGGATCAAAATTGATGAAATGAGTATAATTTTTCTGTTCTAAGATCGTGTAAGCTTCGCCAAAAGATAAATTTAAATTGGATAAAATGTAAATAATACATGCAATTAAACTGATGATCATAAACGAAGTCTGCAATGTATCGGTAATGACGATCGTTTTTACACCGCCTTCAAAAGTATACAAAAGCACCATTAATAGAAGCGCCAAAGCGGTTACCCAAAACGGAACGCCTAAACCTTCCAATAAAAATATCTGTAAAACATTGACTACCAAATATAATCTTGCCGTCGCTCCGATTGCTCTTGAAACGATGAAAAATACAGAACCAATTTTGTGTGCTTCTACATTGAATCTTTTTCCTAAATAGGTGTAGATCGAGGTCAGATTCATCTTATAATAGAGTGGAAGTAATATTGCTGCCACAATAAAATAACCGATGAAGAACCCGATCACCATCATGTAATATTCAAAGCCGCCGAAAATATATTCGCTTCCGGTCATTTTACCGACCGTTCCAGGAACGGAAATAAACGTAACTCCACTTAAGCTGGTTCCGATCATCCCGAAAGCAACGAGCCACCATTTACTTTTTTTGTTTCCAATGAAAAAAGATTGGTTATCAGAATTTCGGCTCGTAAAATAAGAGATCACCAAAAGACCAATGAAATAAACAAAAACAAATAGCAAAAGTATAGTTCCGGAATTCATGTTTACAATTTAAATTTCAGCAAATATAGTTTTTTTTCGAATGTAGCGGATGTTGGATGTTTAATGATGAAAGTTTTGGATAAATTGTAATTTACATGAACTAAGATTTGATCTAAAATAAAAGATCCGTGAAGAAAAAACTTTAAAATCAATTATAATTCTTTCTTCACGGAGATAGATAACTTGTGAATTTTTTTGTCACCAATGCACGAATTTTTGTTTAATGAAAATAGTAACGGTTAAATTCGTGTATTCGTGGCGATCTATTTTCTTCTCACAGATTGCACAGATTAGCACAGATTTTATTCTCAATCATCTGCGAAAACCTGCGAGATCTGTGGGAGTTTAATATCCCGCTTTATAAAACATCACGCAAGTCTTCGTTTTTCTGGAAAGTTGCTTTTGCAAACGGACAAAGAGGAATAATCTTTTTACCATTTTCTCTTGCAAATTCTACCGCTTTTATCAGCATTTCTTTTCCTACACCTTTTCCGTTGTAGGCTTCTTCAACTTCGGTGTGATCGATGATGAATCGGTCTTCACCTGCCCAAGTATAGGTCATTAATCCCGCTCTTCTTCCATCGATCAATGCTTCAAAGCTTCCGTGTTTTTCGTCGTTGTTTTGTTTTACGTCTATCATATTTAAGAAAATTTGGTTTGTATTTCTATTTCGTTATTTAACATTTTGTGTACCGGACAAGCATCTGCAATGGTGTGAAGCCTTTTCAGTTGTTCTTCACTCAAATCATTTCCTTCAAAACTAATGTTTCTTTTAAAAACTGCTAATTTTGTTAAAGGAAAATTTTCCAGTTCTACTTCTACGTCGATTTTTTCAACGTCCCATTCTTTTCTCTCGATGTACATTCTTAAAGTGGCTGCAGTACAGCTTGCCAAAGAAGTTGCAAGAATTTCAAAAGGATTAAACCCCTTGTTTTGTCCGCCTTTGTCGATGGGTTCGTCAGTGATCAGACTGTTTTCGCCTGCGACAACTTCCGTGTAATATTTTGTTTTGCCTAAACTAGCTTTTACAGTTACAGCCATATTTTTGTTAGATGTTAGATGTTAGATGTTAGATGTTAGATGTTAGATGTTAGAAGATCTTTGATCTTCCAAACTTATGTGTTCTTTATCAACATTATTATTTTACTTAAAAACCTATGTGACTTATATGTCTAAAGCTTTTGTGCCTTTTGTGGTTAAAAAAGTCCCACAGATTTCACAGATTCTCACATATCTTAATTAAGCAATCTGATTTTTAAAACTTTCTATTTTATTATTTAAATCGTTCAGCATTTCAGGATTGATAACTCCGCTTTCCAAATCGAAATTTTCGTAAAATTTAGGTAATGAAAAAGTTTCTTTTACCTCTGCAGCAAACTGCGGGAAGAAAGTTTTTGCAGTATTCATTACATTTCCACCGCCATAACCTCCCGGAGAAGTACTCATCAAAAACATCGGTTTATTTTGAAAAACTTTTACATTGATCCTCGAAGCCCAGTCGAATACATTTTTAAAAGCCGCCGAATAAGAACGGTTATGCTCTGCTAAAGAACAGATAATGACATCGCATTCTTCAAATTGCTTTAAAAAATTATGCGCTTCATCCGGAAAACCTTTCTTTTCAAGATCAACAGAAAATACAGGCATCGTGAAATCATTAAGATCGATTAAATTAATCTCGTGTTCCTGAAAGTTTTTCAGAACAAATTTTACCAGCTCTCTGTTGATAGATGTGGAAGAAGTACTTCCTGCAAATGCTAATATTTTCATGTTTATTTGTTTTAAATTTAAAAAAAGAAAATCCTGAATTATTTATTTTTTCGCTGAATCTTCTTTTACTTTTTCCAGATAATCGTTTTCCAGTTCTTTAAGCCTTTTAAAATAATTTTCTTTATCCATAAACAACTTTGGGTTGTAAGGATCTCCTTCTTTTCGCTTTTTATGAAGATCAAACTGACTTGCATGTGAAGCTACCCAAACATCGAAATTTATTTTTTTCATCGCTTCAAAAGTATATCCATAATCTTTTTGAATAGTAGGATATTTCTTTACATCCGAGAATTTATGGTCAATAATAATTGAAGGTAAATTGGCGATCAAAACTTTATAGTTTTTATTTCCTTCTTTGGTTTCAAATAAAAAACTGCAAGATCCTTTTGTATGACCGGGATGATGAAGTAAGGTTAATACTGAATTTCCCAATTTTATTTTAGCATTATTTTTTAAAAGAAGATCAGGATGTACAGGTTCGAAAGTTACTCCGTATTTTCCCATTTCGTAGTCAGATTTCCCACCACTTTTAAGTTCTGAAGCATCTTTTTCGTCAACATAAAGTTTTGCACCGGTCTCTTTTTTTATTTGAGCCATTGCTCCCATGTGATCATAATGAGCCTGCGTTAAGGTAAGAATTTTAATGTCTTTATACTTAAAACCCAACTTTTCGATATTTTTTTTAATGGTAGAATAAGAATCTGCCAAACCTGTGTTGATCAAAATATTGCCTTTATCGGTCACGATGAGATAAGATGCAAGATCGTAAGTTCCTACATAATACAAATTACCCACAATTTTGAAAGGTTCGTAATCTTTTGACCATTCTGCCGGATTATTTTTAGGCTCTGTTACGGTTTGTGCAGTTCCAAAAAAAGATAGACATAGTAAAAATAAAAGTGTCAGGTTTTTCATCTGTAAAATCGAACTGTTTATAAAATATTGTTTTATTTTCTGTTTAAAATGGCTTTAGGAAGCGGAACATATTCCTCTTCATCTCCGGGAACCAAAGGAAAAGCATCGTGATTCTGGTCATTCCAGTTTACTTTTGCTTCGTCAATTATTTCTTTGTCTGAATTTACAAAATTCCAGAAAATGAAACGTTCTTCATCAAAAGGTTCGCCTCCGAAAAGATAAACGGTTCCGTTTTCACTCATTTCAAACTCACAAAGTTGCGTGTTTTTGGCGATCAGCAATTGTTTTGAACCGTAAGAATTATCTTCAATATTTACCGTTCCGTCTAAAACATACATCGCTGCTTCACCGTAAAGATCTTTTCCGATGCTGATCTTCTGTGCAGTTTTAGTTTTAATTTCGATAAAAAATAATTTACTGTGAACTGGAACGGGAGATCTTTTATCGAAAGCTTCACCAGCAATCAATTTATACTGAATGTCGCCATCTTCCCAAACAGGAAGTTCGTTGGCTTCAATATGATGAAAAGTAGGTTCGCTTTGTTCCAAATGTTTTGGAAGACCTACCCAAATTTGAAAACCATGAAGTTTTTTATCTGTATTCCTTAAATATTCAGGAGTTCTTTCTGAGTGTACCACGCCTTTTCCGGCAGTCATCCAGTTCACAGCGCCCGGTTTTATTTCAAGAGCGCTTCCAATGCTGTCTCTGTGAAAAATAGATCCTTCTAAAAGATAGGTTAAAGTAGAAAGACCAATGTGTGGATGTGGCGGAACATCAAGATTCTGATAATCTTTTAATTCTGCAGGTCCCATGTGATCGATAAAAACGAAAGGACCAACCGCTCTTTTTTCACGGAAAGGCAATAATCTTCCCACTAAAAAGTTTCCGATATCTGCGGATTTTTCTTCTAATATAAGTCCGATATTTGACATAAATATTGTGATTTTAGTTTTTGTGGATAGCTAATTTAATTAAAATTTATTCTATTTAAGGCTACTTTAATAAAAATTAAAGTTTATCGTAGCCTTCAAATTTTTCGTCTACAATACGTTTCCAATCTGGATTTTTTTTGATGTATGCAAAAACATATGGACAAAACGGAAGCAGCTTTTTGCCACTTTCTTCAATATAGATCAACGTTTTTTCAACGACTGCAGCGGCAGCTCCGGTTCCTGCTAATTCCGGCTCAGCTTCTGTATGAATTAAAGCGAATCGCTGACTTGTTTCTTTATAATCGATAAAAGCAAAATGACCGTTTACTTCGATCTCAAATCTCTTTTTATCTTCGTTTTTTACTAATGGAATGTTTTCAAATTCTGGTTTCATGATGTTTATATTTTTTAAGTTTTATAAAAGAGAATAATGTTTGTCATCCTGAAAGGATCTTGACTTTCAAAAAATAAGG
This region includes:
- a CDS encoding sodium:solute symporter; protein product: MNSGTILLLFVFVYFIGLLVISYFTSRNSDNQSFFIGNKKSKWWLVAFGMIGTSLSGVTFISVPGTVGKMTGSEYIFGGFEYYMMVIGFFIGYFIVAAILLPLYYKMNLTSIYTYLGKRFNVEAHKIGSVFFIVSRAIGATARLYLVVNVLQIFLLEGLGVPFWVTALALLLMVLLYTFEGGVKTIVITDTLQTSFMIISLIACIIYILSNLNLSFGEAYTILEQKNYTHFINFDPNSKTFFLKTILGGIFITIAMTGLDQEMMQKNISVDNLQNSKKNMLTFAGTLLFVNLAFLFLGGLLYLFALQNGAEYSQITNMVDGKEVVSNIFGFKDAAGNIKNVMGDDLFPSLSLQGHFPMIISVIFIIGLISALFPSADGALTAVTSSYCVDLLNLNEDKSKTEKEKKRLRMKVHLIFTVVFFILIMVFKAMNDKSIVYLIMEIAGYTYGPLLGLFAFGIFTKFKISKKYSILSVTLLAPVITYLINLAVTTYTDYRIGVELIILNGLLTFIGLWLVKNKNYLKVV
- a CDS encoding GNAT family N-acetyltransferase produces the protein MIDVKQNNDEKHGSFEALIDGRRAGLMTYTWAGEDRFIIDHTEVEEAYNGKGVGKEMLIKAVEFARENGKKIIPLCPFAKATFQKNEDLRDVL
- a CDS encoding OsmC family protein — protein: MAVTVKASLGKTKYYTEVVAGENSLITDEPIDKGGQNKGFNPFEILATSLASCTAATLRMYIERKEWDVEKIDVEVELENFPLTKLAVFKRNISFEGNDLSEEQLKRLHTIADACPVHKMLNNEIEIQTKFS
- a CDS encoding NADPH-dependent FMN reductase translates to MKILAFAGSTSSTSINRELVKFVLKNFQEHEINLIDLNDFTMPVFSVDLEKKGFPDEAHNFLKQFEECDVIICSLAEHNRSYSAAFKNVFDWASRINVKVFQNKPMFLMSTSPGGYGGGNVMNTAKTFFPQFAAEVKETFSLPKFYENFDLESGVINPEMLNDLNNKIESFKNQIA
- the blaCPS gene encoding CPS family subclass B3 metallo-beta-lactamase encodes the protein MKNLTLLFLLCLSFFGTAQTVTEPKNNPAEWSKDYEPFKIVGNLYYVGTYDLASYLIVTDKGNILINTGLADSYSTIKKNIEKLGFKYKDIKILTLTQAHYDHMGAMAQIKKETGAKLYVDEKDASELKSGGKSDYEMGKYGVTFEPVHPDLLLKNNAKIKLGNSVLTLLHHPGHTKGSCSFLFETKEGNKNYKVLIANLPSIIIDHKFSDVKKYPTIQKDYGYTFEAMKKINFDVWVASHASQFDLHKKRKEGDPYNPKLFMDKENYFKRLKELENDYLEKVKEDSAKK
- a CDS encoding pirin family protein translates to MSNIGLILEEKSADIGNFLVGRLLPFREKRAVGPFVFIDHMGPAELKDYQNLDVPPHPHIGLSTLTYLLEGSIFHRDSIGSALEIKPGAVNWMTAGKGVVHSERTPEYLRNTDKKLHGFQIWVGLPKHLEQSEPTFHHIEANELPVWEDGDIQYKLIAGEAFDKRSPVPVHSKLFFIEIKTKTAQKISIGKDLYGEAAMYVLDGTVNIEDNSYGSKQLLIAKNTQLCEFEMSENGTVYLFGGEPFDEERFIFWNFVNSDKEIIDEAKVNWNDQNHDAFPLVPGDEEEYVPLPKAILNRK
- a CDS encoding GNAT family N-acetyltransferase; the protein is MKPEFENIPLVKNEDKKRFEIEVNGHFAFIDYKETSQRFALIHTEAEPELAGTGAAAAVVEKTLIYIEESGKKLLPFCPYVFAYIKKNPDWKRIVDEKFEGYDKL